The following nucleotide sequence is from Barnesiella viscericola DSM 18177.
GGAAAGCATATCGTAGTCCAAGTCGTCGTAGGGACGTTTCTTCCGCACGTTGGGCGACATGCCTATCGAGTGCAGTACAAAATCGATTTTACCTCCCAATACCTCCATCGAGCGGGCAAAAACCTTTTCAAGATCCTCCACGCTGGTTGCGTCGGCCGGAATGATTTCGGCGTTCAACTTTTCACCCAAAGCCGTGATTTCGCCCATACGCACAGCCATAGGCGTGTTCGAGAGCGTAATCACAGCCCCCTCTTCCACAGCTCTTTCGGCCACTTTCCAGGCGATGGACATTTCGTTCAAGGCTCCGAAGATAACGCCTCTTTTTCCTTTCAATAAATTATAACTCATATACTTTATTTTTAGGCTCATTCTTGCACAAACCGTGCAAATATGTGCCGTTTTGCGGCTGCAAAGATAGAGACTTTTTTCCAACCACAAAATAAAACCACCCAATTTTGTTAAATGGAGTTTGCAATTTGCCCCTGTTCCCGCATCGCCCTGCTCCATATTTCAATCGAAAAGATTCATCGACCGGCAATCCCGGCCTATCCCCGAATACATTTTATTTCCTATGTATTTTTCGCCTAAAAAAAACCGTCCGTATCAGAAATTTATCATTATATTTGTGTCGTGAAATCAACCAATTAATAATTTTTATATACACAAAACCATGAGTAAACCATATGTTGTAGGTATCGATATAGGCGGTACCAATACAGTATTCGGAATTGTCGATGCCCGCGGTTCTATCCTGGCCACAGGCTCTATCAAAACTCAAAAATATACCGAAATCAACGACTATGTCAATGCCCTCTACGAAGAGCTGACGCGTCTTTTGACTCAGGAGAACGTGCTCGACCAGATTGCCGGCATCGGTATTGGTGCCCCCAACGGCAACTATTTCACCGGCAACATCGAGTTTGCACCCAACCTGCCCTGGAAGGGGGTAATTCCTCTGGCTCAGATGATTCGGGAAAAATTCAATATCCCCGTAACCATCACCAACGACGCCAACGCCGCCGCCATCGGCGAGATGACCTACGGCGCCGCCCGCGGTGTGAAGGACTTTATCATGATTACCCTGGGAACCGGCGTAGGTAGCGGTATCGTCATCAACGGTCAGATGGTCTACGGCCACGACGGATTTGCCGGCGAGCTGGGCCACGTGATCGTGCGCCGCGGCAACGGACGTCTGTGCGGTTGCGGCCGCACCGGCTGCCTCGAAGCCTATGCTTCGGCTACGGGTGTTGCCCGCACGGCCCGCGAATTTCTCGAAATCCGCAACGACGAATCTTCGTTGAGACAGCTGCCCATTCAGGACATCACCTCGAAAGATGTGTACGACGCCGCCGTATCGGGCGACAAACTCTCGCAAGAGATTTTCGACTACACCGGTACGATTCTGGGCGAAGCCTTCGCCGACTTCGTAGCCTTCTCGAGCCCCCGCATGATTGTCCTCTTCGGCGGTCTGGCCAAATCGGGCGAACTCATCATGCGTCCTATCCGCGAAGCCATGGAGCGCAACCTGCTCCCCATCTACAAGGGCAAGGTGAAAATCGTGCTTTCGGAACTAAAAGAGAGCGACGCTGCCGTATTGGGCGCCAGCGCTCTGGGTTGGGAAGCCAACTAAAACCGAGACATTCCCGAACAGATAAAGCAAACGGGGAGGCTTTCTTTTGAAAGCCTCCCCGTTTCTTATTATACCATAAGGTCGCACACTCATGCGCTCCGTTGTTGTTTCTGCAAAGCCTCGTGCATGGCCGCGGCAGCACGCCGGCCGTCGCCCATGGCCAGAATCACGGTGGCACCGCCCCGCACAATATCGCCCCCGGCATAAATATCGGGCAGCGCCGACTGCAACGTATCGGCATTCACCACGATTGTCCCCTTCGGCGTCACTTCAAGCCCTTCGATAGCATTCGGTACCAACGGGTTGGGGGAAACACCCACACTCACGATTACCTCGTCGACATCGATTGTCTCGATAGCACCGGGAATGGGCACGGGCGAACGGCGTCCCGACGCATCGGGCTCGCCCAGCTCCATCTTCTGGAGCTTCATCTGACGCACCCTCCCCCGCTCGTCGCCGATATACTCGATGGGATTATGCAGCGTAAGGAACTCCACCCCCTCCTGCTTGGCATGATGCACCTCCTCCTGACGGGCCGGCATCTCGGCCTCGGAGCGACGATAGACAATCATCGCCCGGTCGGCACCCAGCCGTCGGGCCGTGCGCACCGAATCCATCGCCGTGTTGCCACCACCGATCACAGCCACCCGGTGACCCTTGTACACCGGCGTGTCGCTCTCGGGATTGGCGGCATCCATCAGGTTCACCCGCGTGAGGTATTCGTTGCTCGACATCACCCCGTTGAGGTTCTCGCCGGGGATATTCATGAAGCGAGGTAGTCCGGCACCACTGGCCACCATGATGCCCTTGAAACCCATCTCGTGCAGGTCGTCATACGAGAGCGTCTTGCCCACGATGCAGTCGGTCATGAACTCTACCCCCATGCGGCGGAGGCTGTCAATCTCGACATCGACAATGCGGTTGGGCAGACGGAACTCGGGGATACCGTATTTCAACACCCCGCCAATCTCGTGCAGCGCCTCGAACACCGTGACCCGATAGCCCAGCTTGGCCATATCGCCGGCAAACGAGAGTCCACACGGACCCGAACCCACCACGGCAATCTTGATACCGTTGTCGGGCTTCATGTCGGGCAGAGCCACCTCGCCCGACGCCTGCTCGTAATCGGCGGCAAAGCGTTCGAGGTAACCGATGGCGATAGGCTCCTTCTTCAACTTTTGCAGGTAGAAGCATTTCGATTCGCACTGGCGCTCCTGCGGGCACACACGGCCGCACACGGCCGGCAGGGCACTCGTCTCTTTGAGCGTGCGGGCGGCCTCCCGAAAGTCGCCCCGCTCGATATTCTTGATAAATTTCGGGATATTGATACCCACCGGACAACCCGTCATACACAACGGCTCCACACAGTCGAGGCAACGGGTAGCCTCCAAAACCGCCTGTTCGGGGGTGAGACCGCAGTTCACCTCCTCGCGGTTGGTCACCCGGTAGGCCGGGTCGAGTTCCTTCATCTTCACCCGAGGGATATCGGTACGTTCCTTGGCTTTCTTGCTTTTGCGGAGCTCCTCCCTCCACTGTTCGGCACGTTGTGCCGCTAACTCTTCCTTATTCATAGTCTTAACAACACTCCTCTCCTTTTATTCCACATCTTTATACGACGACAACCGCATGAGCATCTCGTCGAAATCGACCTGATGGGCATCGAACTCCGGCCCGTCGATACAGACGAAACGGGTCTTCCCCCCCACCGTAATCCGGCAGGCACCGCACATGCCGGTACCGTCGACCATAATCGTGTTGAGTGAGGCCACCGTGGGGATATGGTATTTCTCGGTCAGCAGCGCAACAAATTTCATCATCACGGCCGGCCCGATGGTCACACACAGGTCCACCTTCTCGCGCTTGATCACCTCCTCGACACCCTGAGTCACCAGCCCCTTGTGGCCATACGACCCGTCATCGGTCATCACAATCACCTCGTCGGAGTATTTGCGCATCTGCTCTTCGAGGATAATCAGCTCCTTCGTACGTGCCGCCAGCACCGTAATCACCCGGTTGCCGGCCGCCTTCATCGCCTCGACGATAGGCAACAGCGGGGCGCACCCCACACCGCCGCCACAGCACACCACGGTGCCGAAGTGCTCGATATGGGTAGCCTTACCCAACGGCCCCACCACATCGGTAATGTAATCGCCGGGATTGAGGGCACACAACTTGGCCGACGACTTGCCCACCGCCTGCACCACCAGTGTGATGGTACCGGCCTGGGTATCGGCCTCGGCTATCGTAAGGGGTATGCGCTCGCCCTTCTCGCCCACCCGCACAATCACAAAGTGACCTGCCTTACGGGCCCGGGCAATGAGAGGAG
It contains:
- a CDS encoding ROK family protein — encoded protein: MSKPYVVGIDIGGTNTVFGIVDARGSILATGSIKTQKYTEINDYVNALYEELTRLLTQENVLDQIAGIGIGAPNGNYFTGNIEFAPNLPWKGVIPLAQMIREKFNIPVTITNDANAAAIGEMTYGAARGVKDFIMITLGTGVGSGIVINGQMVYGHDGFAGELGHVIVRRGNGRLCGCGRTGCLEAYASATGVARTAREFLEIRNDESSLRQLPIQDITSKDVYDAAVSGDKLSQEIFDYTGTILGEAFADFVAFSSPRMIVLFGGLAKSGELIMRPIREAMERNLLPIYKGKVKIVLSELKESDAAVLGASALGWEAN
- the gltA gene encoding NADPH-dependent glutamate synthase, yielding MNKEELAAQRAEQWREELRKSKKAKERTDIPRVKMKELDPAYRVTNREEVNCGLTPEQAVLEATRCLDCVEPLCMTGCPVGINIPKFIKNIERGDFREAARTLKETSALPAVCGRVCPQERQCESKCFYLQKLKKEPIAIGYLERFAADYEQASGEVALPDMKPDNGIKIAVVGSGPCGLSFAGDMAKLGYRVTVFEALHEIGGVLKYGIPEFRLPNRIVDVEIDSLRRMGVEFMTDCIVGKTLSYDDLHEMGFKGIMVASGAGLPRFMNIPGENLNGVMSSNEYLTRVNLMDAANPESDTPVYKGHRVAVIGGGNTAMDSVRTARRLGADRAMIVYRRSEAEMPARQEEVHHAKQEGVEFLTLHNPIEYIGDERGRVRQMKLQKMELGEPDASGRRSPVPIPGAIETIDVDEVIVSVGVSPNPLVPNAIEGLEVTPKGTIVVNADTLQSALPDIYAGGDIVRGGATVILAMGDGRRAAAAMHEALQKQQRSA